GACAACCATTGTGGCTGCGACGACTCCGCAATTGCTCCGGTCGGCGGTGGCACACTGGCGGAAGTCGCCGTTGTGAGTGGCGGCAAGGTTATGGGAGCCTTTCCGCCCGACGAAAGACGACGCTTCTCGCCGATCGCGTGGACGCGGGCGAAGCACTGATTAGCCAGTTCCGTATCCCCGCCCGCTCTATTCATTTCCGTCGCGAGTTGAAGGTACAGCTTTTTGGCGGCATCAGTGTCTCCGGCGATTTCCGCGGCCTCAGCCTGTTGCCAGAGCGGGTGGTTCGGCCAGTTCGCCGGTCGTACCGGCAAGGTAGGTTTTGTGGGTGGTGTGGCGGGCACTGATGCGGTAATCGGCTCGGATCCGCTTCCGCTTCGCCCCTCGTTTCCCTCGCCTGCCAGGAGCGGAGACGCTGGCTGGGGCGATTTGACGACGAACGACTGCACCGGCTGCCCCTTCGTGACCTGCAAGGCGGACACGGGGACGTACCGGAAATCGCCGTCCGGCGGCTCGATCGGAACCCACTTGGCGTTCTGGTAGTCGACGGAGCGGCCGATCACCCAAACGATGGCCCCGTCCGGCAGTTTGGTCCGGCGGATGCCAAGCGGTTCACCCGAACCCGGTCGCCCGTAAGAGATTTCGGCGGTCGGCTCCGCATGCACGACCGCGTTCCGGGGGGTCAGATCCTGCTGCGGCTGGTCATCGACGGGCCCGAGATTCAGATTCTTGATCCAGCTCACCTGCCCGCGGGGGGGCTGGATGGCCACCCAGTTGTCCCCTTCCGCATGGTCGACGATGACCTTGGTCCCGCGGGGCAGAGTCCCGGTATCCGGCATCTGCTCGCCCGGACCCGTGCGAACGGTCACACTCTCGGCCGTCACCTCGGCGACGTACGACGCCGGCTGCGCGGCTGCGCGGGTGGCACAAGCGACGAATACGACAACGGCTGCGAGCGCGGTTCGCAAAGGACAGCCTCCGCGGGGAGGAGCAAGTGGGTGAGAATCAGACGGCGTACATACCATCCGTCGGGGGGTGGTCAAGTTCAGGTGCCCTGTTCGCGGGAGTGACCGGGTCGGAGAATAACCGCCACGCCGCACCCGCCCGGCCCGCCGCCGGTCGCGAGGCGACGGTTTCCCGAGGGCTCCCCGTGTCTACCCCGTCGCTCGCCGACCTGGCCAAGATGTTCGATCACTCGCTCCTCCAACCCGGGCTGACCGACGCCGACCTGGAACGGGGTTGCTTACTCGCGCGGCAATACAACGTCGCGTCCGTCTGCATCAAGCCTTACGCGGTGCGGACAGCGGCTAACCTGTTGGCCGGCACGACCGTCCGGGCCAGCACGACCATCGGGTTCCCCCACGGCGGTCACCTGACGGCGGTCAAGGTATTTGAAAGCGAACGGGCGATCACCGACGGGGCGAGCGAACTCGACATGGTAGTCAACATCGGCAAAGTGTTGTCCGGCGAATGGAACTATGTGGCCGAGGACGTCCGGGCGGTGGTCGCCGTCGCCCACGCGAACGGCGCGAAGGTGAAAGTCATCTTCGAGAACGCCTACCTGAAGGACGAACACAAGATCGAACTGTGTAAGATTTGCGGGGAAGTCCGGGCCGACTGGGTAAAAACGTCGACCGGGTACGCCGAGACCGGGGCGACGATCGAGGACTTGAAGTTGATGCGGACCCACAGCCCGGCTCACGTCCAGGTGAAGGCGGCCGGCGGCGTGCGGACTTACGAAAAGCTCCTGGAAGTTCGCGCGATCGGCGTCTCCCGCGTCGGGGCGACGGCTACGAAAACGATTCTTGACGAGGCGAAAGCCAAGTTGGGCGGCTGACGGAAGCCGTGCGGATTAGGCTTCCTCGCTTCCGTTTGAGCCCAGGGCTACCTTTCGTTACGCTTGAGATCAACCAACAAGACCGTCAACCCCTATCGACTCGGAGCATTCCCGTCATGACGCGATACGTCTTTGGCCTCGCGGTCGCCGTACTCGCACTGGCCTTCCCGGTCCGGGCCGGTGAGTTCAACAAAGTCCTCAGTGCCGGCGACGCGGCCCCGGCGTGGGTCGACCTGGAGGGGACCGACGGGAAGAAACATTCGCTCGCGGACCTGAAGGGTCAAGACGCCGTCGTCGTCATCTTCACCTGCAACAGTTGTCCCGTTGCCGCCGGGTACGAGGACCGAATCATCGCGTTCGCCAACGCGCACGCCGGGGCAGATTCCAAGGTCGCGGTCGTTGCGATTAATGTAAACACGGTCAAGGACGATCAACTGCCCGAAATGAAGAAGCGAGCGGCGAAAAAGAAGTTTCCGTTCCTCTATCTGTACGACCCGACGCAAGAGATCGCCCGGAAGTTCGGCGCGAATTACACGCCCGAGTTCTTCGTGCTGAACAAGGAGCGAAAGATCGCCTATCTTGGGGCGATGGACGATAAGAGTCCGCCCACGGCCGCGACACAAAACCTGCTCGAATCGGCCCTCAAGGCCGCCCTCGACGGCAAGCCCGCCGCGCCCGCCGAAACGCTGGCCCGCGGTTGCCGCATCCGGTTCAACGCGAAGAAGGACGACTGAAAGAGACGGCCTCAAACCAGATGGCTGCACCTCGCGAGCCCGAGCCGTGTGCAGCCGAACTGGGAGGGGCTTGCCCTCTCTCTGTCCAGCGATCGATGCGGTCGTCAGCAGTCGGGTGGCTGGGATTCCAGGGAAGGCGTCTTGGGGCTCGGCCCCAAACCCCGCCGGAGGGGTGGGACCCCTCCGGACCTCCCATCTGCTCCCGATTAGTGGGTCGATCCGCTTTGGGATCGACCCACTAATCGGGAGCGGGACCGGTTCGAGAACCGACGAAGAGTCACTGTCTTCCTGCCGCAATCAACCCGGACCCCTGCGAGCGACCCGCGGCCGGATCCGCTCGGGGATCCGGCCGCGGGTCGGGAGCAAGTGAGGAGGTCCGGAGGGGTCCCACCCCTCCGGCGGGGTTTGGGGCCGAGCCCCAAGCTGTCATCCACAAAAACGCGGCGGCGGTCGTCGGATTTCTGATCGCGTTCAGCATTGCCTGGAACCTGGTCCGCGTCCTGGCGTTCCTCGTGATCGCGGGATGCTTCCTCGGCGGCCTGTTCGTACTCTGCGCCGCCATCCACGACAAGCAGATCACGTCCTGGGAACAACTCGGGGTCAGCGTGGCCGTCATCGGGGCGGCTGCTGGCGTGATCTCCGTGACCGCAAACATCTATCTCATCAAGGGCGGGATCGAGAAGAAAGAGTAGCGCGCTCCAAGGCGCTCTCACGCCACCCGCGCCGGTCGCCGGTCGGGCTTGCGGGCCGCAAGGTCCGCCGGGTCGGGCGACTCGCTGAGCCGGATGGCGCGGGAACGCTGGCCGGTCGAGTCGTAGAAGATGATCCGGTGGTCGTCCGCCGCCCACACGGCGGACGTCCGGAGCATGCGCGGACCCTCGACGTGAAATACCGCCCCGCAGGGCCGCCCGGCTCGAGCGAGCGTCGTGCGGTGCAGCGGGGTCAGGTCCGGGTCGAGCGAGTCCTGCTGGCAGAGCGTCTTGTGGACGTAAGCGGCCAGTTCGCCGAGCGCCGGCAGTGCGAGGACCAGCTCCCCCATTCGTCCGTCCCTCCGGTGCGTGCCGCGCGGGTGCGGGACATCACACCGGCGATGAATCGACCAGCCGCGGGTGGCGAACGCAGGGTGGGACGGGCGAACGAGGCGAACGAGGGAACCCGCGGGTCCGATTCTACCAACCATGCACTTG
This portion of the Fimbriiglobus ruber genome encodes:
- a CDS encoding SH3 domain-containing protein, with protein sequence MRTALAAVVVFVACATRAAAQPASYVAEVTAESVTVRTGPGEQMPDTGTLPRGTKVIVDHAEGDNWVAIQPPRGQVSWIKNLNLGPVDDQPQQDLTPRNAVVHAEPTAEISYGRPGSGEPLGIRRTKLPDGAIVWVIGRSVDYQNAKWVPIEPPDGDFRYVPVSALQVTKGQPVQSFVVKSPQPASPLLAGEGNEGRSGSGSEPITASVPATPPTKPTLPVRPANWPNHPLWQQAEAAEIAGDTDAAKKLYLQLATEMNRAGGDTELANQCFARVHAIGEKRRLSSGGKAPITLPPLTTATSASVPPPTGAIAESSQPQWLSGTLRASGFRLNDQPTYALEDAQRRVKCYVVAGPGVSLESFRGYEADLFGSIASRDDLRGAGVLTATRIQAVRDR
- the deoC gene encoding deoxyribose-phosphate aldolase is translated as MFDHSLLQPGLTDADLERGCLLARQYNVASVCIKPYAVRTAANLLAGTTVRASTTIGFPHGGHLTAVKVFESERAITDGASELDMVVNIGKVLSGEWNYVAEDVRAVVAVAHANGAKVKVIFENAYLKDEHKIELCKICGEVRADWVKTSTGYAETGATIEDLKLMRTHSPAHVQVKAAGGVRTYEKLLEVRAIGVSRVGATATKTILDEAKAKLGG
- a CDS encoding thioredoxin family protein → MTRYVFGLAVAVLALAFPVRAGEFNKVLSAGDAAPAWVDLEGTDGKKHSLADLKGQDAVVVIFTCNSCPVAAGYEDRIIAFANAHAGADSKVAVVAINVNTVKDDQLPEMKKRAAKKKFPFLYLYDPTQEIARKFGANYTPEFFVLNKERKIAYLGAMDDKSPPTAATQNLLESALKAALDGKPAAPAETLARGCRIRFNAKKDD